A genomic segment from Luteolibacter ambystomatis encodes:
- a CDS encoding TPM domain-containing protein, which yields MFLLLFVLGWHPARAESPSFEYGPRPDNSIYDPEQSLSPEMAKRLGDELIHLQSRERADVIIVLLPSIGELPPEHVARRFDEAWGKDVLHAVVLDVAGRNDGPWIHVGGEVTNSDRKEVIPRMTKDALRLARQEPDRESCLRSASIQTSDILRYLKGKVKTQVEVYQSERFRERQQKERDAEQRRILLVSAAAGVVPLAGVLFVIGSVIWRCRSRRFPEIIWTRRLGAPHAGGNNAVIDLGPSR from the coding sequence ATGTTCCTGCTTCTGTTCGTCCTCGGGTGGCATCCCGCGCGGGCGGAAAGTCCGTCTTTCGAATACGGACCACGGCCGGACAATTCGATCTATGATCCCGAGCAATCGCTTTCTCCGGAGATGGCGAAACGTCTCGGCGATGAGTTGATCCACCTGCAGAGCCGCGAGCGCGCGGATGTGATCATCGTCCTGCTGCCAAGCATCGGCGAGCTGCCGCCGGAGCATGTGGCGCGCCGGTTCGATGAAGCGTGGGGCAAGGACGTGCTGCACGCGGTGGTGCTGGATGTGGCCGGTCGCAATGACGGGCCGTGGATTCATGTCGGTGGCGAGGTCACCAACAGCGATCGCAAGGAGGTGATTCCGCGGATGACCAAGGACGCGCTGCGGTTGGCCCGCCAGGAGCCGGACCGGGAATCATGCCTGCGCTCGGCATCCATCCAGACTTCGGACATCCTGCGCTACCTCAAGGGCAAGGTGAAGACCCAGGTGGAGGTCTATCAGAGCGAGCGTTTCCGCGAGCGGCAGCAGAAGGAGCGGGATGCGGAGCAGAGACGCATTCTTCTGGTGTCCGCTGCCGCCGGAGTGGTGCCTTTGGCTGGCGTCTTGTTTGTGATCGGTTCTGTGATCTGGCGTTGCCGGAGCCGGCGTTTTCCGGAGATCATCTGGACCCGGCGTCTGGGAGCTCCGCATGCGGGAGGAAACAACGCCGTCATCGATCTCGGTCCCTCACGCTAA
- a CDS encoding LamG-like jellyroll fold domain-containing protein gives MITSPLKSGSRTAAGLLGALAWSALTLPSTAEYYNFNTQSGSDILYQEVRYPYWPESTYNARYYNNVQDDAGHSVFFYSGTTLDSSPSGTTGTRNNGYIWSFWPVGNPINSGDSVTPLWWNPPFYDVPSVGEGASGKVEAGNVRSMTTNVWYPSALRVWRPTGNPANVGRVGQWLKDGVTGKWSHIATMNIPFAATKFDGTMSGFLEDFSHGNANPRRAEFRNIYYRKNTWQAATTFKPSTRQSTEKGTSGLMENDTVGFFETCSGASYTGNMGPGAQELTYTLATPPVPTFDALVVNNVTAQAIANQVHVKWTVPDTSSPQFAWKVEIFATADTSGTPAMTVSKIDPDVSECVISTTGLPAPTVRLTITDIFDQTNTTAAITATTPTLANASSPGTTAPGLNYKYYETTRTTLPDFTTLGTPVLQGSVNYPDLTVRKKHTSYVCQFTGYVNIPTDGLWMFSLGSCDGSKLIIDGATTISNDGVHSGGSELTGTLPLKAGRHTVEVQYFKGSSSSGDDDQLRLYWEGPGVARTSMTESSWSRVPAGTEPTITLTSPAPGVTVNADAAAMTATVTPNGNTLSSARYFSGGTIYASQNGTSSPISTTALLGTGANHLKARVMCTRSSVNYSFDSAPVDVTVMQPDESPWTFSAIGLHSFRSAGSYNNGTWSMIGDQFNFAWQEITGDETIITRVAGKPSTGTGNSSQFDAVAFDGSWCGGVMFRENLSANPGIEWGDRYVSFYKQVNNGVYLQSSDNVTPGGYDTGSNLGSTYTWLKLQRAGTTFTASGSTDGTTWTQLGTRTMATAFSQKMYVGLFTLARPSTNPNPHWFKFDNTSFASVGSGFQISGHPQSRNVYAGATVTFSATITSSSPLSYQWQRNGTDIPGATSSTYTIDPAQTGDAADYRVVVSNGTTTTPSNAATLTVQASGTGYQRAVEIQGPLAYWRLNETSGTTVTDYVGARNGTTVGSLTLGQAGPRPTAYPAFAATNNAFVFNGNGSRVEVPALNLNSNTVTMSAWIKRNGTQGSFAGIVFSRAGNTVAGLTFGNSNELRYTWNDSGSTYNWNSGLTPPDGVWTFVALVVEPSKATIYMNPGTGLVSATNGISHSIEEFDGKLCIGQDTSSSTRTFKGTMDEVSLFNRSLSAAEIAKMSDPPAAVTITATTPTAKEQGPVNGVFTVTRADAATTAALTVNVTVSGTATPGSDYTAIPTTVTIPAGASSTTVAVVPVTDALAEGPETVILTTGNGTGYYVSSPSNGTVTIQDLPADNWRFAKFGAAANTPATAGDNADPDRDGMTNLMEYALNSNPQSADSALFPTVSKTGGTLSLTYRKNLAATDLTYTVLQSNDVTGWTPASVSEQTLSDDGTTRVIKATIATAGAPQKFLRLKVTRP, from the coding sequence ATGATTACCAGCCCCTTGAAGTCGGGAAGCCGGACTGCCGCAGGCTTGCTCGGCGCCCTCGCATGGTCCGCCCTCACCCTGCCATCCACCGCGGAATACTACAATTTCAATACCCAGTCCGGATCGGACATCCTTTACCAGGAGGTCCGCTACCCCTACTGGCCGGAGAGCACCTACAACGCACGTTACTACAACAACGTGCAGGATGACGCCGGCCACAGCGTCTTCTTCTACTCCGGCACCACGCTCGATTCCAGCCCCAGCGGCACCACCGGCACCCGGAACAACGGCTACATCTGGAGCTTCTGGCCGGTCGGCAACCCCATCAATTCCGGGGACTCGGTCACACCGCTGTGGTGGAACCCGCCGTTCTATGACGTACCCTCCGTAGGGGAAGGCGCCTCCGGCAAGGTCGAGGCGGGAAACGTGCGCAGCATGACCACCAACGTATGGTATCCCTCCGCGCTGCGCGTCTGGCGGCCCACCGGGAATCCCGCTAACGTCGGTCGCGTCGGCCAATGGCTGAAGGATGGCGTGACCGGCAAGTGGAGCCACATCGCCACGATGAACATCCCCTTCGCCGCGACGAAGTTCGACGGCACCATGTCGGGCTTCCTGGAGGACTTTTCCCATGGCAACGCCAATCCGCGCCGCGCCGAGTTCCGCAACATCTACTATCGGAAGAATACCTGGCAGGCCGCCACCACCTTCAAACCCTCCACCCGCCAATCCACGGAGAAAGGCACCTCCGGCCTGATGGAGAATGACACCGTCGGGTTCTTCGAAACGTGCAGCGGTGCCTCCTACACGGGCAACATGGGGCCGGGCGCACAAGAACTGACCTACACGCTGGCCACGCCGCCGGTGCCAACCTTCGACGCTCTGGTGGTGAACAATGTGACCGCACAGGCCATCGCGAACCAAGTGCATGTGAAATGGACCGTGCCAGACACCAGTTCGCCGCAGTTCGCCTGGAAGGTGGAGATCTTCGCCACCGCGGACACCTCCGGCACCCCGGCGATGACCGTCTCGAAGATCGATCCGGACGTGAGCGAGTGCGTGATCTCCACCACCGGCCTGCCCGCCCCCACCGTGCGGCTCACCATCACGGACATCTTCGACCAGACCAATACTACGGCCGCAATCACCGCAACCACCCCCACCCTGGCCAACGCGTCATCCCCAGGCACCACCGCCCCGGGTCTGAATTACAAATACTACGAGACCACCCGTACCACGCTCCCCGATTTCACGACGCTCGGCACCCCGGTTCTCCAGGGATCGGTGAATTACCCCGACCTCACCGTCCGGAAAAAGCACACGTCCTACGTCTGCCAGTTCACCGGCTACGTCAACATCCCCACCGACGGCCTGTGGATGTTTTCCCTCGGTTCCTGCGACGGCAGCAAGCTGATCATCGACGGTGCCACCACCATCAGCAACGACGGGGTGCACTCCGGCGGCTCCGAACTCACCGGCACGCTACCGCTGAAGGCGGGCAGGCACACCGTGGAGGTGCAGTACTTCAAGGGCTCTTCCTCCTCCGGCGACGACGACCAACTCAGGCTCTATTGGGAAGGCCCCGGCGTGGCGAGAACCTCCATGACCGAGAGCAGTTGGTCGCGGGTCCCCGCAGGCACGGAACCCACCATCACCCTCACCTCTCCCGCTCCCGGTGTCACCGTGAACGCGGATGCCGCCGCCATGACGGCCACCGTCACCCCGAATGGCAACACCCTTTCCTCAGCCCGCTACTTCAGTGGCGGTACCATCTACGCCAGCCAGAATGGAACCAGCTCGCCAATCAGCACCACCGCCCTGCTGGGCACCGGTGCGAACCATTTGAAGGCGCGCGTGATGTGCACGCGCAGCAGCGTGAACTATAGCTTCGATTCCGCTCCGGTGGACGTGACCGTCATGCAACCGGATGAATCGCCGTGGACATTCTCCGCCATCGGCCTCCATTCCTTCCGATCCGCCGGCTCCTACAACAACGGCACGTGGTCGATGATCGGCGATCAATTCAACTTCGCGTGGCAGGAGATCACCGGAGATGAAACCATCATCACCCGCGTGGCGGGCAAGCCCTCGACGGGAACCGGCAACAGCTCGCAATTCGACGCCGTCGCCTTCGATGGTTCATGGTGCGGCGGCGTGATGTTCCGCGAGAATCTCTCCGCCAATCCGGGCATCGAGTGGGGCGACCGCTATGTCTCCTTCTACAAACAGGTAAACAACGGCGTTTACCTGCAATCGAGCGACAATGTGACCCCCGGTGGCTATGACACCGGCAGCAATCTCGGCAGCACCTACACCTGGCTCAAGCTCCAGCGCGCGGGCACCACCTTCACCGCCTCCGGCTCCACGGATGGCACCACGTGGACCCAGCTCGGCACGCGCACCATGGCCACCGCCTTCAGCCAGAAGATGTATGTGGGCCTGTTCACGCTGGCCCGCCCGAGCACCAATCCGAACCCGCACTGGTTCAAGTTCGACAACACCAGCTTCGCCAGTGTCGGCAGCGGCTTCCAGATCAGCGGTCATCCGCAGTCACGCAACGTCTATGCCGGTGCGACCGTGACCTTCTCCGCCACCATCACCAGCAGCAGCCCGCTCAGCTACCAGTGGCAGCGCAATGGCACCGACATCCCCGGTGCGACCTCCTCCACCTACACCATCGATCCCGCGCAAACTGGCGACGCGGCGGACTACCGCGTGGTCGTCTCCAATGGCACCACCACCACACCCAGCAATGCAGCGACGCTCACGGTGCAGGCCTCCGGCACCGGCTACCAGCGGGCGGTGGAGATCCAGGGACCTCTCGCCTACTGGCGTCTCAATGAAACCTCCGGCACCACCGTCACCGACTACGTGGGTGCCCGCAACGGCACCACGGTCGGCAGCCTGACCCTGGGACAAGCCGGACCTCGCCCAACCGCCTATCCCGCTTTCGCCGCGACGAACAATGCCTTCGTGTTCAATGGCAACGGCTCCCGTGTCGAGGTGCCCGCGCTCAACCTGAACTCGAACACGGTGACCATGAGCGCGTGGATCAAGCGCAATGGCACCCAGGGCTCCTTTGCGGGCATTGTCTTCAGCCGCGCGGGGAACACCGTGGCGGGCCTCACCTTCGGCAACAGCAACGAGCTGCGCTACACCTGGAACGACTCCGGCAGCACCTACAACTGGAACTCCGGGCTCACGCCGCCGGATGGCGTCTGGACCTTCGTCGCGCTGGTCGTGGAGCCATCCAAGGCCACCATCTACATGAATCCGGGCACCGGTCTCGTCTCCGCCACGAATGGAATCTCCCATTCCATCGAGGAATTCGATGGCAAGCTCTGCATCGGCCAGGACACCAGTTCCAGCACCCGCACCTTCAAGGGCACGATGGATGAGGTGTCGTTGTTCAATCGCTCGCTTTCCGCCGCCGAGATCGCGAAGATGTCCGATCCGCCCGCCGCCGTCACCATCACCGCCACCACTCCTACGGCGAAGGAACAGGGGCCGGTCAACGGTGTCTTCACCGTCACCCGTGCCGATGCCGCCACCACCGCCGCGCTGACCGTGAACGTGACCGTCTCCGGCACCGCGACTCCCGGCAGCGACTACACCGCCATCCCCACCACCGTGACCATTCCTGCCGGAGCCTCATCCACAACGGTTGCCGTAGTTCCGGTGACGGACGCCCTCGCGGAAGGACCGGAAACGGTGATTCTCACTACGGGCAATGGCACCGGCTACTATGTTTCCAGTCCTTCGAATGGAACGGTGACGATCCAGGACCTGCCTGCGGACAACTGGCGCTTCGCAAAGTTCGGCGCCGCCGCCAACACTCCGGCGACCGCCGGTGACAACGCGGACCCGGACCGCGATGGCATGACGAACCTGATGGAGTACGCGTTGAACTCCAATCCGCAGTCCGCGGACAGTGCGTTGTTTCCCACCGTCTCAAAAACGGGCGGCACCTTGAGCCTCACCTATCGGAAAAACCTCGCGGCCACGGACCTCACATACACGGTGCTCCAAAGCAACGACGTGACCGGTTGGACTCCCGCCTCGGTGAGCGAACAGACACTCTCCGATGACGGCACCACGCGGGTGATCAAGGCCACCATCGCCACCGCCGGTGCGCCGCAGAAATTCCTGCGGCTGAAAGTGACGAGACCGTAG
- a CDS encoding PEP-CTERM sorting domain-containing protein has protein sequence MKTTIALAIASLCATMASSMGFTLDFVGYEGTTLPPNPLIINVPGYGDVRFDAANGSTLQVDNAYQNDNGSAAPSLSFDQGEAIQVTFLGAQPLNVDFDFVGVSAGESFTVQPDLFKSQSFLINLQGSGDGAGLYAISWTQVPEPASAMLGVLGSALIVLRRRR, from the coding sequence ATGAAAACCACGATTGCGTTAGCGATCGCGTCCCTGTGTGCCACCATGGCTTCATCCATGGGTTTCACGCTCGACTTTGTCGGGTATGAAGGCACGACGCTCCCTCCCAACCCGCTGATCATCAACGTTCCGGGTTACGGCGATGTCCGTTTCGACGCCGCCAATGGTTCCACGCTCCAAGTCGACAACGCCTATCAGAACGACAACGGTTCTGCCGCTCCGTCGCTGAGCTTCGACCAAGGCGAGGCCATCCAGGTGACCTTCCTCGGCGCTCAGCCGCTCAATGTGGATTTCGATTTCGTTGGCGTATCTGCTGGTGAGAGTTTCACCGTCCAGCCGGACCTCTTCAAGAGCCAGTCGTTCCTCATCAACCTGCAGGGTTCCGGTGATGGTGCGGGTCTCTACGCCATCAGTTGGACCCAGGTCCCCGAGCCAGCCTCCGCCATGCTTGGTGTGCTCGGCTCCGCACTGATCGTGCTCCGCCGCCGCCGCTGA
- a CDS encoding RDD family protein yields MRNHVWNTAHPIKRLVAYIIDIIPIWLIGIIVSIQIFRVNPLAANDPLSGAAAFIAARKAKMIISLCTFGVWLLYCTLAEVSPWAGTFGKKLMGLKVRNLEGKRPGLFQALARNLAKIVSVAPFSLGLVWATISKTRRTWHELLTGTAVVER; encoded by the coding sequence ATGCGCAATCACGTCTGGAACACCGCCCACCCGATCAAGCGACTCGTCGCTTATATCATCGACATCATTCCCATCTGGCTGATCGGAATCATTGTCTCGATCCAGATTTTCCGGGTCAATCCGCTGGCCGCGAACGATCCCCTGTCCGGTGCTGCCGCCTTCATTGCCGCACGCAAGGCGAAGATGATCATCTCGCTGTGCACCTTCGGCGTCTGGCTGCTCTACTGCACCCTTGCCGAGGTTTCGCCATGGGCGGGCACGTTTGGCAAAAAGCTGATGGGCCTGAAGGTCCGCAATCTCGAAGGAAAACGGCCCGGCTTGTTCCAGGCTCTCGCCAGGAACCTCGCCAAGATCGTCTCCGTGGCCCCCTTCTCTCTCGGTCTCGTCTGGGCCACCATCAGCAAGACACGGCGGACGTGGCATGAGTTGCTGACCGGCACCGCCGTGGTGGAGCGGTGA